Proteins found in one Plasmodium knowlesi strain H genome assembly, chromosome: 12 genomic segment:
- a CDS encoding RAP protein, putative has translation MWVNKIKLTVGYHTKGATLYRIMYAKRSLHSEVEKFEKVSSKLIQCIEKYKKEKEICISSYKNYKEQIKECARSLFTDDILSNLKKKDFKIIFTYIILLSRRVTLKKEVLKMVVLSYMQLFNRDEKKEGRREDTNQRNDVDTPLLLVVKYLIYLNLEHDKIIYNYIYSELNNLIEEYTLEELVETVNLISSFKNKKWINQKVFSRCINEIVKRSNQMEMEDNMSNYLVTIIKSCSRLNCEIADIHMLLEMVRENYEKKEKKNVHTLIKVIYNLFLCNYQNYRNMNKLIDLLKYELMGIKKEEDYPTYKKYNYNNNIVLDINCDLEGQASTNNSSNVAICNDNIKNIHQIYFNKKENLHMYAGPSTPIPSVSLYRLKFLDLLIRSDNFLYNSVYSPNSHFFDFLKHLRVEGKDPRDTIFTKQATFFVKENGFKLARKLVHIYSITHLPEFQNVYIEFVHNRNINKNMKDNPHKFHRHHLTYRIRNLKFLGWNPILLYEYEWKKLRNYDEKLQYIKKAFKSVRSHTQGG, from the exons GGTATCACACAAAGGGGGCCACGTTGTATAGAATCATGTATGCAAAGAGAAGCTTACACAGCGAAGTGGAGAAGTTTGAAAAGGTGTCTAGCAAGCTCATCCAGTgtattgaaaaatataaaaaggagaaagaaatttgTATATCGTCttataaaaattacaaagaGCAAATCAAGGAGTGTGCACGTTCATTATTTACGGATGACATTTTGtctaacttaaaaaaaaaagatttcaaaattatttttacatatatcATTTTACTCTCAAGGAGGGTTACCCTGAAAAAGGAGGTTTTAAAAATGGTGGTGTTGTCCTATATGCAGCTATTCAACAGGGacgagaaaaaggaaggaaggagagaaGATACAAATCAACGTAATGATGTAGATACACCACTACTACTAGTAGTTAAGTACCTCATCTacctaaacctggaacacgacaaaattatatataattatatttactCCGAATTAAATAATCTTATAGAGGAGTACACCCTGGAGGAATTGGTAGAAACGGTCAACTTGATCTCATCctttaagaataaaaaatggataaatcAAAAGGTATTTTCTAGATGCATAAATGAGATTGTTAAAAGAAGCAACCAAATGGAAATGGAAGATAACATGTCTAATTATTTAGTTACTATTATAAAATCATGTTCTCGCCTCAACTGCGAAATTGCAGACATTCATATGTTGCTAGAAATGGTGcgagaaaattatgaaaagaaagaaaagaaaaatgtgcacacacTAATTAAAGTAATATATAACCTATTTCTTTGTAACTACCAGAACTACCGAAATATGAACAAGCTTATTGATTTACTAAAATATGAACTTATGGgtattaaaaaagaggaggattaccctacatataaaaaatacaactaCAATAATAATATCGTCCTTGATATAAACTGCGACTTGGAAGGCCAAGCCAGTACAAACAACTCCTCCAATGTTGCCATCTGCAACGACAATATTAAGAATATCCACCAGATTTATTtcaacaagaaggaaaatttacacATGTATGCGGGCCCATCTACGCCAATCCCTTCAGTCAGTTTGTATCGCCTCAAATTCCTTGATCTCCTCATCCGATCCGACAACTTCCTATACAACAGCGTCTACAGCCCGAACTCGCactttttcgattttttgaAGCACCTCCGAGTGGAAG GGAAAGACCCACGGGAcaccatttttacaaagcAGGCCACGTTTTTTGTGAAGGAGAACGG GTTCAAACTAGCACGTAAACTCGTCCACATCTACTCCATCACTCATCTGCCGGAGTTCCAAAACGTGTACATCGAATTTGTCCACAACAGGAACATCAACAAGAACATGAAGGACAACCCTCACAAGTTCCATCGACACCATTTAACCTACAGGATTCGGAACCTGAAGTTTTTAGGATG GAACCCCATCCTGCTATATGAATATGAGTGGAAGAAGCTTAG AAATtatgatgaaaaactgcagtacataaaaaaagcgTTTAAAAGCGTAAGGAGCCATACACAAGGGGGATAA
- a CDS encoding sulfate transporter, putative codes for MNETNKGNDIVMNDVTENLDDFNKMDESTERTQIYHDDLCDNDIKICLPSRIGFLPAIKSMTDGIKWGWGFTNTPKESSKYYINEILCGCILCLTMLPEMISFSMIAKIPPYIGLQGASFLCLITSIFGGSPAVIHGVTGAFASVCSKYLVENENVNVLPEGIERLYVCILICSVMLFFFSLFHMSALIQLIPTPVFIGYCNGLSIIFLRAQLHTLKDPKTHEYIKGYYLLFFVIICTLVVIIVELWKRIPKLGHKIPSTLIAITVTIFVEFVILRKFLHNNFDSFKGVKSYTVGDLFSFTSDKAKPTFLFSNKELNFTKVVFNMELIQQVINMFVVLLLEVLMVSEVIKDMGGAECDTNETVFSLFIGNLLATLGSAVGGSSLLGLSVLNYRNGARGKESGVVASILIYGILLFGYSLLNYIPLSFLCGIMITVFIHCFKWFSIPIVFFTFCPGYIRNCHPCMSRKISRWDAFIIVLVTVLCVFVSVPTGVFAGIILSALVYVWQSKSTFKFEIFYDKDTDTKYYEIEGHLFYASKKMFTRLFTYENDSSTVNIVLKGKSTLFDYTAIEALTSVKQQYNLNNRNVTIHGLSHECIKKIAKMNHLCKQIDVDLVKVEAPVVPLLYKPLRTILKTQKTIRRKMSFKKKKKKKETVSDESPDEMEP; via the exons atgaatgaaacGAACAAAGGAAACGATATAGTAATGAACGATGTGACAGAAAACTTGGAcgattttaacaaaatggacGAATCAACAGAAAGGACACAAATTTACCATGATGATTTATGCGACAATGATATAAAGATATGTTTGCCATCCAGAATAGGTTTTCTTCCAGCCATCAAATCTATGACGGATGGAATAAAATGGGGATGGGGTTTTACTAACACACCAAAGGAATCTTCCAAATATTATATAAACGAAATATTGTGTGGATGTATATTATGCCTTACTATGTTACCCGAAatgatttccttttcaatGATTGCTAAAATTCCTCCTTATATTGGATTGCAAGGTGCTTCTTTCCTCTGTTTAATAACATCTATTTTCGGAGGATCTCCTGCAGTCATCCACGGTGTGACGGGTGCCTTCGCATCTGTGTGTTCCAAATATTTagtagaaaatgaaaatgtgaatGTCTTACCAGAAGGAATTGAAAGgctatatgtatgtatattgaTCTGCTCAGTgatgctttttttcttttcgctttttcATATGTCTGCCTTGATTCAGTTAATTCCGACGCCCGTTTTTATTGGCTATTGTAATGGGCTGTCTATCATATTTCTGAGGGCCCAGTTACATACACTAAAGGACCCCAAAACGCATGAGTATATTAAAGGCtattatttgcttttttttgtcatcatCTGTACTTTGGTGGTTATCATAGTGGAGCTTTGGAAGAGGATTCCCAAG TTGGGCCATAAGATCCCGTCCACCCTAATAGCAATAACAGTAACCATATTTGTGGAATTTGTAATCCTGAGGAAATTCCTACACAACAATTTCGATTCGTTCAAGGGCGTGAAATCCTACACAGTGGGTGATCTGTTCTCCTTCACATCGGATAAAGCCAAGCCTACTTTTCTATTCAGCAATAAAGAGTTAAATTTTACGAAAGTAGTTTTTAACATGGAGCTTATTCAGCAAGTTATAAACATGTTTGTGGTGTTGCTTCTGGAAGTTCTGATGGTTAGTGAAGTTATAAAAGACATGGGAGGAGCAGAATGTGATACGAACGAAACggttttttcgctttttattGGAAACCTTTTGGCAACGTTGGGAAGTGCTGTGGGGGGTAGTAGCTTGTTAGGGTTATCTGTATTGAATTACAGAAATGGggcaaggggaaaagaaagtggAGTCGTTGCTTCCATCTTGATATATGGGATTTTACTCTTTGGATATTCCCTACTTAATTACATCCCCCTTTCGTTTCTGTGCGGGATTATGATTACTGTGTTTATTCATTGCTTCAAATGGTTTTCCATCCCCATTGTGTTCTTTACGTTCTGTCCTGGGTACATAAGGAACTGTCACCCGTGCATGAGCAGGAAGATCTCCAGATGGGACGCCTTCATCATCGTCCTCGTCACGGTTCTATGc GTCTTCGTGAGTGTGCCCACAGGAGTTTTCGCGGGGATCATTTTATCCGCTCTGGTGTACGTATGGCAGAGCAAGTCCACATTTAagtttgaaatattttatgacAAAGACACAGACACGAAG TACTACGAAATCGAAGGCCATCTGTTCTACGCGTCGAAAAAGATGTTCACGAGGTTGTTCACCTATGAAAACGACAGCTCCACGGTAAACATTgttcttaagggaaaaagCACCCTCTTTGATTACACTGCTATTGAGGCCTTGACGTCAGTGAAGCAACAGTATAATTTGAACAACCGAAATGTTACTATCCATGGTCTAAGCCACGagtgcattaaaaaaatagcaaaaatgaATCACCTGTGCAAGCAAATAGATGTGGATTTGGTCAAAGTGGAGGCTCCAGTCGTGCCCCTCCTGTACAAGCCCTTGCGGACGATTCTCAAG ACGCAAAAAAccataaggagaaaaatgtccttcaagaaaaagaaaaaaaaaaaagaaaccgtGAGCGACGAATCCCCAGATGAAATGGAACCATAA
- a CDS encoding exported protein 2, putative, which produces MKVTYIFSFLFFLIVYKNITTNVVQCGNYSDLAATSALTTIVKDPISLTIKDLYEHGVKDPVTKLIHKIKKVVRYRKVLRWSRIWWVLLVREIVGDNAIERKTEKALREIWDQCTIAVYNNTLYAIESKPLLFLHGILNECKNNFSTKLRQDPGLIVAKIDQILKSQIYRFWVSEPYLKIGKSGIFYTRINSKNVPPLPKECTLKHLSSYMEEKLKSMESKKNIESGKYEFDVESTKKSTDDGLTDEEEDENEEDVFEDESFEEKKKEEKKDQ; this is translated from the exons ATGAAAGTCACTTACATTttctcattccttttctttttgattgtttataaaaatatcacTACGAATGTTGTGCAATGTGGCAACTACAGTGATTTAGCGGCAACGAGCGCCTTAACAACCATAGTCAAGGACCCAATTAG TTTAACCATCAAAGATTTGTATGAACATGGTGTGAAAGATCCAGTCACAAAACTTATTCATAAAATCAAGAAAGTAGTGCGCTATAGAAAAGTTTTGAGATGGTCCAGAATATGGTGGGTACTCCTCGTTAGAGAAATTGTAGGAGACAACGCTATTGAGAGGAAAACTGAAAAG GCCTTACGAGAAATCTGGGACCAGTGTACTATTGCCGTGTACAACAACACCCTTTATGCCATTGAGTCCAAGCCACTGCTATTCTTGCACGGTATTTTGAACGAGTGCAAAAACAACTTCTCCACCAAACTGAGACAAGATCCAGGTTTGATTGTAGCCAAAATAGACCAAATATTGAAGTCCCAAATATATCGTTTCTGGGTGTCAGAGCCTTATTTGAAAATCGGAAAGTCGGGCATCTTCTACACAAGAATCAACTCCAAAAATGTACCTCCTCTACCCAAAGAATGCACTTTGAAGCACTTGTCATCAtacatggaagaaaaattgaaatctATGGAGTCTAAGAAGAATATTGAATCGGGCAAGTATGAATTTGACGTGGAGTCAACGAAAAAGTCAACCGATGATGGGCTTACggatgaggaagaggatgaaaatgaagaggacgTCTTTGAGGATGAATcctttgaagagaaaaagaaagaagaaaagaaagatcAATAA
- a CDS encoding RNA 3'-terminal phosphate cyclase-like protein, putative — protein sequence MEFKGSNFLRFRLALSMISGKAITIKNIRKKKKKKKSGRDNQGDGDQKDGLREYEAKLLKLIDKLCDNTTIKINEEGDELYFKPGFLMGNVNDEVRISDLENTFHCGKERSITYFLEFLLMVTPFFKNPVKLTLKGITDDSTDSSVYTCKIVSEHFFKNILKLDDYFLNITILKRGVRSDCSGEVLFFMNNLKTVEPFDMNDAGVVKKINGTIVCNKISAVFRNKLMNFAKRNLLNFTPYVSIEAEDAKVKNFKAQNHFISFSLFAHTKNKCIYSTDLCVDEFFLKHARGVLNSGAKSGEIDDQDDAMSDEELNDEEMNDEEMSDRAKDDGATNKLQRRQRNAEEDKQNITLHDADIYERLGFFIALKMMNEIKGLPSVDSNYQWLPLFYMAMANDMAVSKISLSMVKPYSIALIRLLRDFFSVVFDIKKVEKSPVDHSYLIKCVGIGYRNISKKTF from the coding sequence ATGGAATTCAAAGGAAGTAACTTCCTGCGGTTCAGACTCGCTTTGAGCATGATCAGCGGGAAAGCcataaccattaaaaatatcaggaaaaaaaagaaaaagaaaaaatctggGAGAGATAACCAAGGTGATGGAGATCAGAAAGATGGTCTTCGGGAATACGAAGCAAAACTTCTAAAGCTGATCGATAAGTTATGCGATAATACAACGATAAAGATCAATGAAGAAGGTGATGAGTTATATTTCAAACCCGGATTTTTAATGGGAAACGTAAATGATGAAGTGAGGATAAGTGATTTGGAGAATACTTTTCACtgtggaaaagaaagaagtatTACATACTTCCTTGAGTTCCTTCTTATGGtaactccattttttaaaaacccAGTCAAATTGACCTTAAAAGGAATAACGGATGATTCTACTGATTCCAGTGTTTATACGTGTAAAATTGTGAgcgaacatttttttaaaaatattttaaaattggaCGACTATTTTTTGAATATAACTATTCTGAAAAGAGGAGTGCGGTCGGATTGTTCAGGGGAAGTTCTCTTCTTTATGAATAACCTAAAGACAGTGGAACCTTTCGACATGAATGATGCTGGggtggttaaaaaaataaatggaacaaTCGTTTGCAATAAAATATCTGCTGTGTTTAGAAACAAATTGATGAATTTTGCTAAAAGAAATTTACTGAACTTTACTCCATATGTCAGCATAGAAGCGGAGGATGCCAAGGTTAAGAATTTCAAAGCGCAAAATCATTTtatctccttttccttgtttGCCCATACGAAGAATAAGTGTATTTACTCCACGGACTTGTGCGTGGACGAGTTTTTCCTGAAGCACGCGCGAGGCGTCCTAAACAGTGGGGCAAAAAGCGGAGAGATAGATGACCAAGACGATGCAATGAGCGACGAAGAACTGAACGACGAAGAAATGAACGACGAAGAAATGAGCGACAGAGCAAAGGATGACGGAGCAACAAACAAACTCCAGAGGAGACAGCGGAACGCCGAGGAAGACAAACAAAACATAACCCTACATGATGCAGACATATATGAGCGGCTGGGATTTTTTATAGCCCTTAAAATgatgaacgaaataaaagggCTTCCCTCCGTCGATTCCAACTACCAGTGGCTCCCCTTGTTCTACATGGCCATGGCAAATGACATGGCTGTTTCTAAAATTTCCCTTAGCATGGTAAAGCCATATTCCATTGCACTTATTAGATTACTGAGGGACTTCTTCAGCGTTGTCTTTGACAttaaaaaagtggagaagtCTCCAGTGGATCACTCCTACTTGATCAAGTGTGTTGGCATAGGCTATCGCAATATTTCGAAGAAAACCTTTTAG
- a CDS encoding proteasome subunit beta type-2, putative, whose product MDTLIGLKGKNFIILAADTYSVNSIIKLKNDDKTKFYDINGNKCLLLGGSIGDRIQFGEFIRKNVHLYQYQNSTDLFVKSFAFFTRKNLAYYLRRNPYEVNCLIAGYDNKDGYQLYWCDYLSNMDAVNKGAHGYGAYLVNGILDKYYHENINLDEALLIFKKCFEELKKRFLLTQINYELRIMTDNKVEAQLVTI is encoded by the exons ATGGATACGCTAATAGGCCTGAAAGGCAAAAACTTCATAATCCTAGCGGCAGATACGTACAGTGTCAATTCAATTATCAAGTTAAAAAATGACGACAAAACCAAGTTTTACGATATTAACGGAAACAAGTGCCTTCTCCTGGGTGGATCCATTGGAGATAGAATTCAGTTTGGTGAATTCATAAGGAAGAATGTGCACCTGTACCAGTACCAGAACTCTACCGATTTGTTTGTGAAATCGTTTGCCTTTTTTACGCGCAAAAATTTGGCCTACTATTTGAGGAGAAACCCCTACGAGGTCAATTGCCTCATAGCTGGATATGACAAC AAGGACGGTTACCAACTATACTGGTGCGACTACCTTAGCAACATGGACGCTGTCAACAAGGGTGCGCACGGATACGGTGCATACCTTGTGAACGGTATCCTGGATAAATACTACCATGAGAATATTAATCTGGATGAAGCCTTACTCATCTTTAAAAAGTGTTTTGAAGAATTGAAGAAGAGATTTCTCCTAACCCAAATAAATTACGAACTACGTATTATGACAGATAACAAGGTAGAGGCTCAGCTCGTGACCATTTGA
- a CDS encoding RAP protein, putative, producing the protein MILKRSRTFFLTLQRRRAFSENKNYINNSYLNYVQGSQQNEDGKKKKKQDNAHFGETISQRNNHHMGENFQNVKNIRSYNALKNNDSYSASSRTNAGANSGGGRETDRFSDMNHNQEESNYTSACIDRDTAQEGKDEPIQKGKKGERTDHSYDTAKKGKEYPSTSAHENSEQKNEPLNAHGVDTNSVKEEYMNNDADDLEHTVDEPNEATEFSHMGENDQTKRSSDGENAESGRNPEFAHEEQFSNNPNDGTTKWAQNDEDIPNIFEVDENLTEEEKKEKLKLIKLITEKLAGPLKTNSQDNPNSSSEGAQNNGEDSIFADNRPIAIEVDGPSHFYANSNRYTTYTKLKHRILTKLGYNVIHISYIDWRKLRNKSEREEFILKKLKEKNDEFLDENDRIYYNERMNMIKEDYKKFMKEKKESSS; encoded by the exons ATGATATTGAAAAGGAGtaggacattttttttaacactgCAGAGGCGTCGAGCTTTTtctgaaaataaaaattacatcAACAACAGTTACCTGAATTATGTGCAAGGAAGTCAACAAAAcgaggatggaaaaaaaaaaaaaaaacaggataaTGCCCATTTTGGTGAAACAATAAGTCAAAGGAATAATCATCATAtgggagaaaattttcaaaatgttaaaaacaTACGATCATATAatgctttaaaaaataatgacagTTATTCAGCCAGCAGTAGAACAAATGCGGGTGCAAACTCTGGAGGTGGTAGAGAGACGGATCGTTTTTCCGACATGAATCACAACCAGGAAGAATCTAATTACACTAGTGCATGCATAGACAGGGATACTGCACAAGAGGGAAAAGATGAACCAAttcagaaaggaaaaaagggtgaACGTACAGATCACAGTTACGACACtgcaaaaaagggcaaaGAGTACCCCTCCACCAGTGCTCACGAAAACagtgaacagaaaaatgaaccTTTGAACGCACACGGGGTGGACACAAACTCCGTTAAAGAGGAATACATGAATAACGATGCAGACGATTTGGAACATACAGTTGATGAACCAAATGAAGCTACAGAATTCTCTCACATGGGAGAAAATGACCAAACGAAAAGGTCGAGTGATGGAGAAAATGCAGAATCTGGAAGGAACCCTGAATTTGCGCATGAAGAACAATTTAGTAACAACCCAAATGACGGGACAACCAAATGGGCACAAAATGACGAGGACATTCCGAATATTTTTGAAgtggatgaaaatttaacagaagaagaaaaaaaagaaaaattaaaactgaTAAAATTGATTACGGAAAAATTAGCTGGCCCTTTAAAAACCAACAGTCAAGACAATCCCAACAGTAGTTCCGAAGGGGCACAGAACAATGGAGAAGATTCCATCTTTGCTGATAATCGACCCATAGCAATAGAGGTCGATGGGCCCTCGCACTTTTATGCGAACAGTAACCGGTACACGACGTACACGAAATTGAAGCATAGGATTTTGACAAAATTGG GCTACAACGTCATTCACATTAGTTACATCGACTGGCGGAAACTGCGGAACAAAAGCGAACGGGAggaattcattttaaaaaagctgaaagaaaaaaacgatgaATTTTTGGACGAAAATGACAGGATATATTACAACGAGAGAATGAACATGATTAAGGAAGATTACAAAAAGttcatgaaggaaaaaaaggaaagtagcTCCTAA
- a CDS encoding cGMP-specific 3',5'-cyclic phosphodiesterase delta, putative, with amino-acid sequence MNENTNYAKMEEESEKNEGRAMKGVIKNKYYISPQFSDQKKEAEYNALRIHNIKEYICIHLTVSLFIIIVEFFAFSANLTKKDASLMEHFVVVFSLLNCLMHVVVLIKVSFTPAKNSYSKRLFVGYIIINQVFQFLSLYFFTKKDEENKADSTRFILYNNNFNLYVHFFVDSVFLLCLPTLNFLSTLLFLIGYLIMNSVLMALIKFATAKIEVELYFMYILTALLVMFTILRYMAEERNRILLHTIKDIVCSNYKKVGDFKSTMDKENESIAVDIAKDDNYDKMEENYKFLFSDKSFFFNDFTINACYKDYYSVSYFLKRLLIGCDTEKNKEMKKRTNEEKKKFPNVKKHLNESDILTIAYETDVLKNVKKINSDEIGKNWDYSFIDSEHGKSTLVILQVGYHLISPYMENNEKKKKKLQLFLLLINNMYFPNPYHNANHGATVCHLSKCLAHMTDFDKSLNNTYMICYLIASIAHDVGHPGKTNAYLSETNHILSIRYNDMSILENYHCSITFSILQLIGHDFLINSEDTKLVEKNNYTNLRKFIIELIISTDMKLHFEYVDIFKKRKRSENFDISDRDAINLGTINIKVADIGHTCLKWCDHAKWTMLVSEEFFLQKKDEEIHRKNKSMGDYQCTPRGNEQSIDEAMIFNYENIYINYINNINNVNNYDFSYIKLNFIHDHDFVKSIPSQQVYFFEIIVMPLIQELQSMEKAKKEITQKVLHNLNVNLKAWRLIEKNINLFYNTDKMRVTDYYKNLEKKKLLRGIISLLDIGEEDVISLTKNYNQEENVQKAEEEKKEKKRAVR; translated from the exons AGTTTTCGGaccaaaagaaagaagcagAATACAACGCCCTAAGGATACACAACATAAAAGAATACATCTGCATCCACCTAACGGTGTCTCTATTTATTATCATAGTAGAATTCTTCGCCTTTTCtgcaa ACCTAACCAAAAAGGACGCGTCACTTATGGAACACTTTGTGGttgttttctctcttttgAATTGTTTGATGCACGTTGTTGTGCTGATAAAGGTTTCCTTTACGCCAGCCAAAAACTCCTATTCGAAACGTTTGTTTGTTGGATATATCATAATT AACCAAGTGTTTCAATTTTTGTCTCTCTACTTCTTTACGAAAAAAGATGAGGAGAATAAGGCCGATAGCACCCGATTCATCCTGTACAACAACAACTTCAATTTGTATGTTCACTTCTTTGTAGATTCAGTGTTTCTTCTGTGCCTTCCCACCCTCAA CTTCCTCTCCACGCTGCTATTTCTAATCGGCTACCTAATCATGAACTCGGTGCTAATGGCCCTGATTAAATTTGCCACCGCTAAAATAGAGGTGGAACTGTACTTCATGTACATACTAACCGCGCTGTTGGTTATGTTCACCATTTTGAGATATATGGCGGAAGAAAGAAACCGAATTTTGCTGCATACCATTAAGGACATAGTTTGCAgtaattacaaaaaagtgGGAGACTTCAAGTCCACGATggataaggaaaatgaaTCCATCGCTGTGGATATAGCGAAGGATGATAACTACGACAAGATGGAAGAGAattacaaatttttattttcggaCAAgagctttttctttaacGATTTTACCATAAATGCATGTTACAAGGACTACTACTCCGTGTCCTATTTTCTAAAACGATTATTAATTGGATGTGACACtgagaaaaacaaagaaatgaaaaaaaggacaaatgaagaaaaaaaaaaattcccaaatgtgaaaaaacacCTGAACGAGTCAGACATTTTAACCATAGCATACGAAACAGacgttttgaaaaatgtgaaaaaaataaattcagatgaaataggaaaaaactgGGATTATTCCTTTATCGATTCGGAACATGGGAAATCGACTCTGGTCATTTTACAAGTTGGTTACCATTTAATTAGTCCATATATGGaaaacaatgaaaaaaaaaaaaaaaaattacagttatttttgttgttgatTAACAATATGTATTTCCCCAATCCGTACCACAACGCGAATCATGGTGCAACGGTTTGTCACCTTTCGAAATGTCTTGCACACATGACCGATTTCGACAAGAGTTTAAATAACACCTACATGATTTGCTACTTAATTGCGTCCATAGCACACGACGTGGGGCACCCCGGGAAAACAAATGCTTATCTCTCCGAAACCAACCACATTTTATCTATTAGATATAACGACATGAGCATTTTGGAAAACTACCACTGCAGTATcaccttctccattttgcaaCTCATTGGGCACgactttttaataaatagTGAAGACACCAAATtggtggagaaaaacaatTACACGAATTTAAGAAAATTTATCATCGAGTTAATAATTTCGACGGACATGAAATTGCACTTTGAGTATGTAGACATTTTTAAGAAGCGAAAGCGGAGTGAGAATTTTGATATTAGCGACAGGGACGCTATTAATTTGGGCACGATAAACATCAAGGTGGCTGACATTGGGCACACATGCTTGAAGTGGTGCGATCACGCCAAGTGGACCATGCTCGTCAGCGAGGAGTTCTTTTTGCAGAAGAAGGACGAGGAGATCCACCGGAAGAATAAGAGCATGG GCGACTACCAGTGCACCCCCCGAGGTAATGAGCAGTCCATCGACGAAGCCATGATTTTCAATTATGAAAATATCTACATCAACTACATCAACAACATCAACAACGTTAACAATTACGATTTCAGTTACATCAAACTGAACTTTATCCACGATCATGATTTTGTGAAGAGCATACCAAGCCAACAAGTCTATTTCTTCGAAATTATTGTAATGCCATTAATTCAAGAATTACAATCCATggagaaggcaaaaaaggagataaCGCAAAAGGTGCTTCACAATTTAAACGTGAACCTAAAGGCATGGAGAttaatcgaaaaaaatattaatctCTTTTACAACACGGACAAAATGAGAGTTACAGATTATTacaaaaatttagaaaaaaaaaaattgctaagGGGAATTATTAGCCTCCTAGATATCGGTGAAGAAGATGTCATATCCTTGACAAAGAATTACAATCAGGAGGAAAATGTCCAGAAggcagaggaagaaaagaaggaaaaaaaaagggcagtACGATAA